One window from the genome of Elaeis guineensis isolate ETL-2024a chromosome 5, EG11, whole genome shotgun sequence encodes:
- the LOC105044794 gene encoding CBL-interacting serine/threonine-protein kinase 14 produces the protein MPDSGGPAPPESGSKELPRPAAKVLFGRFKLVRLLGFGASARVYLARDLHSGRSVALKAIPKGRAAKNGLSHNVVREIAIMRRLRHPHILRLLEVLASRSKIYFVLELARGGELFAQVARGRLPEDISRRYFRQLISAVGYCHSRGVFHRDLKPENLLLDDAGNLKVSDFGLSAVPEQIRGDGLLHTLCGTPAYVAPEILDRKGYDGAKVDVWSCGVILYVLNAGYLPFNDPNLMAMYRKIYRGEYRCPKWTSPELRRLIGRLLDPKPESRITVDGILRDPWFKKGLGEEEWAALAKFHSAETADLENGKLWKSEEPDRALNAFDLISFSSGLDLSGLFGPPSNRERFVSAEPAEAILARAEDMGAKEGLVVRRKGEKGLAGVVVEGQIGNLVASVVVRRLADGLLVVEAEDGGGAAEMFFLKEKLLPALKVPATEPGSSASVTDRPHPVS, from the coding sequence ATGCCGGACTCCGGTGGCCCCGCACCGCCGGAATCCGGCAGCAAGGAGCTGCCAAGGCCGGCTGCGAAGGTCCTTTTCGGGAGGTTCAAGCTGGTCCGCCTCCTGGGCTTCGGCGCCTCCGCCCGCGTCTACCTCGCCCGCGACCTCCACTCGGGCCGCAGCGTGGCCCTCAAGGCCATCCCCAAGGGCCGCGCCGCCAAGAACGGCCTCTCCCACAACGTCGTCCGCGAGATAGCCATCATGCGCCGCCTCCGCCACCCCCACATCCTCCGCCTCCTCGAGGTCCTCGCCTCCCGCTCCAAGATCTACTTCGTCCTCGAGCTCGCCCGCGGCGGCGAGCTCTTCGCCCAAGTCGCCCGCGGCCGCCTCCCCGAGGACATCTCCCGCCGCTACTTCCGCCAATTGATCTCCGCCGTTGGCTATTGCCACTCCCGCGGCGTCTTCCACCGCGACCTTAAACCGGAGAACCTCCTCCTCGACGACGCCGGCAACCTCAAGGTCTCCGACTTCGGCCTCTCCGCGGTCCCCGAACAGATCCGCGGCGACGGGCTCCTCCACACCCTCTGCGGAACGCCGGCGTACGTCGCTCCGGAGATCCTCGACAGGAAGGGATACGACGGCGCCAAGGTCGACGTCTGGTCCTGCGGCGTGATCCTCTACGTCCTCAACGCCGGATATCTGCCGTTCAACGACCCCAATCTGATGGCGATGTACCGCAAGATCTACCGCGGGGAGTACCGATGCCCCAAGTGGACCTCGCCGGAGCTCCGGCGGCTGATCGGCCGGCTCCTGGACCCGAAGCCCGAGAGTAGGATCACCGTCGACGGGATCCTCCGCGACCCCTGGTTCAAGAAAGGGCTCGGCGAAGAGGAGTGGGCGGCGCTGGCGAAGTTCCACTCGGCGGAGACGGCGGATTTGGAGAACGGAAAGTTGTGGAAGTCGGAGGAACCGGACCGGGCACTTAACGCCTTCGACCTAATATCCTTCTCCTCCGGGCTCGATCTGTCCGGTCTGTTCGGACCTCCGTCGAACCGGGAGCGGTTCGTCTCGGCCGAGCCGGCCGAGGCGATTCTCGCGAGAGCTGAAGATATGGGAGCGAAAGAAGGGCTCGTGGTTCGGAGGAAGGGGGAGAAGGGGCTCGCAGGTGTGGTGGTGGAGGGGCAGATTGGCAATTTGGTAGCGAGTGTGGTGGTTCGCCGGCTGGCCGATGGGTTGTTGGTGGTGGAGGCGGAGGATGGCGGCGGCGCCGCCGAGATGTTTTTCCTTAAAGAGAAACTTTTGCCTGCGTTGAAGGTGCCGGCTACTGAACCGGGGAGTTCCGCTTCAGTAACTGACCGGCCGCATCCGGTATCGTGA